One window of the Candidatus Saccharibacteria bacterium genome contains the following:
- a CDS encoding ethanolamine ammonia-lyase reactivating factor EutA, with amino-acid sequence MATKAKTRVKRGKEAGPPEKYLVALDIGTEYVKALIARVTDEAIDIIGTGRARQKLSDMQAGAIADIGGVVENCDAALNEAEQQAGVSVRSAVIGIAGELVKGTTTTVRVVRKTPERAMDMPEVERIIKLVQQRAEAKAKQQLAWELGGKDVSVRLVNSALVGMEIDGYPVTNPVGFQGKDVLVQLYTAFAPLIHIGALERTAEQLDLDLVAVAAEPFAVARSVIGDDQSASMSAILMDVGGGTTDIAVVNDGGVQGTKMFGIGGRAFTRAIERDLGVEFDDAEQLKLGLAVNSVPTQKVAAVEEALSKVLDVWVDGVELALSEFTKLDHLPHRLYLCGGGSSLQMLVDRLHDSDWYTKLPFTRKPIIEHIHPDQVVGIIDQSGKVKDHTYVTAMGLLRVGLDTVQYTGTSGDSIKEKLDRILHV; translated from the coding sequence ATGGCTACAAAGGCCAAAACTCGGGTTAAGCGCGGGAAAGAGGCTGGCCCGCCAGAAAAGTATCTCGTTGCACTCGATATAGGCACAGAGTACGTGAAGGCACTGATAGCGCGCGTGACTGATGAGGCCATCGACATCATCGGTACTGGCAGGGCACGTCAAAAGCTTAGCGATATGCAGGCAGGAGCTATTGCGGACATCGGCGGAGTGGTCGAAAACTGTGACGCTGCGCTCAACGAGGCCGAACAGCAGGCAGGTGTGAGTGTGCGAAGCGCAGTTATTGGTATAGCTGGTGAGTTAGTGAAGGGGACCACTACCACCGTAAGAGTTGTGCGCAAAACGCCGGAAAGGGCTATGGATATGCCCGAAGTTGAGCGCATTATCAAACTCGTTCAGCAACGGGCCGAAGCAAAGGCAAAGCAACAGCTTGCCTGGGAGCTGGGCGGTAAGGACGTTAGTGTGCGTCTGGTGAATAGTGCGCTCGTTGGTATGGAAATAGACGGCTACCCCGTCACAAACCCAGTCGGTTTTCAGGGCAAGGACGTACTCGTGCAGCTCTACACCGCTTTTGCGCCACTGATACACATTGGTGCGTTAGAACGCACAGCGGAACAGCTAGACCTTGACCTGGTGGCGGTGGCGGCCGAACCATTTGCCGTGGCTCGTTCGGTCATTGGAGACGACCAGTCGGCCAGTATGAGCGCCATACTGATGGACGTGGGTGGTGGTACTACGGACATTGCTGTGGTAAATGACGGAGGCGTACAGGGAACAAAGATGTTTGGCATAGGTGGCCGGGCATTTACGAGAGCTATTGAGCGTGACCTAGGCGTAGAGTTTGATGATGCCGAACAGCTGAAGTTGGGTCTCGCAGTGAATAGTGTGCCTACGCAAAAAGTTGCCGCAGTCGAAGAGGCGCTTTCAAAAGTACTCGATGTGTGGGTCGACGGCGTTGAACTGGCGCTGAGCGAATTTACCAAGCTTGACCATTTGCCGCACCGTTTGTACCTGTGTGGGGGCGGTTCAAGTTTGCAAATGTTGGTTGACCGTTTACACGACAGCGACTGGTATACAAAACTGCCGTTTACCCGTAAGCCTATCATCGAACATATTCATCCTGACCAAGTAGTAGGCATAATTGACCAGAGCGGCAAAGTGAAAGACCATACGTATGTAACGGCTATGGGCCTGCTGCGAGTAGGACTCGATACGGTACAATATACCGGTACGAGCGGCGATAGCATAAAAGAAAAGCTGGATAGGATTCTCCATGTCTGA
- the ruvX gene encoding Holliday junction resolvase RuvX, with amino-acid sequence MAAYEYILAIDYGSKRVGLAIAHKIARLPRPLTTLQASEHLLVAIQRIIVEESIGLVVVGVPHNMDGSESKQSQLCAAFARELSSVLTIPVRTADETLSSEEAESALRAMGKDYSKSDVDAMSAAVILERYFDEGGDNNGI; translated from the coding sequence ATGGCGGCTTACGAGTACATACTGGCGATTGACTATGGCTCGAAACGAGTGGGACTCGCTATTGCCCACAAAATTGCACGGTTGCCTCGACCCCTTACCACGCTACAAGCATCGGAACATCTGTTAGTAGCGATACAGCGTATCATTGTCGAGGAGAGTATAGGGCTCGTAGTGGTGGGCGTGCCGCACAATATGGATGGCAGCGAAAGCAAACAGAGTCAACTATGTGCCGCATTTGCCCGAGAGCTCAGCAGTGTTTTGACCATACCTGTACGAACTGCTGACGAGACGCTTTCCAGCGAAGAGGCCGAATCAGCCTTGCGAGCCATGGGCAAGGACTACTCAAAATCAGACGTAGACGCCATGTCAGCAGCTGTAATACTCGAGCGATATTTTGATGAAGGAGGAGATAATAATGGCATATAA
- the mltG gene encoding endolytic transglycosylase MltG: MAYKMHGFAAKHRPKRSVWKIVFGGIAVLLVGVLVAGLLFWRSYQAGLRPVGGTGAETVAIEQGDSVQSIAKKLKTAGLIRSETAFQYYARFHKVSRYLQAGSYEISQNQGVPEIVSQLTRGKVATTLVTILPGKRLDQIRQALVDQGFPEKEVDEALVSSQYENNAVFRGKPTGTNLEGYLFPETFQRTASTKAKDIVEQSILQLQKNITPEIETGFKAQGLTVYEGIVLSSIVEREVIHPEDKAQAAQVFIKRLEIGMPLGSDVTAHYGSILAGKGKDVTYDSPYNTRLHTGLPPTPISNVSKSSLQAVARPAATEWLFFVSGDNGTTYFSKTLAEHEALAAKYCHKLCEE; this comes from the coding sequence ATGGCATATAAAATGCATGGATTTGCCGCAAAACATAGACCCAAACGAAGTGTTTGGAAGATTGTTTTTGGCGGCATAGCAGTACTGCTCGTAGGAGTCCTTGTTGCAGGGCTTTTGTTTTGGCGAAGCTACCAGGCAGGTTTAAGGCCCGTTGGTGGCACCGGAGCAGAAACGGTCGCAATCGAACAGGGGGATTCGGTTCAGAGCATTGCAAAAAAGCTCAAAACAGCGGGACTAATCCGGAGCGAAACGGCATTTCAGTACTATGCACGATTTCATAAAGTCAGCCGGTATCTGCAGGCCGGTTCTTACGAAATAAGTCAAAATCAGGGTGTACCGGAAATCGTTTCACAGCTCACGAGGGGTAAGGTGGCAACAACCCTCGTAACCATACTTCCCGGCAAGCGGCTTGACCAAATCCGTCAAGCACTCGTTGACCAAGGATTTCCGGAAAAAGAGGTCGACGAGGCGCTTGTATCGTCACAGTACGAAAACAATGCTGTCTTTCGCGGAAAACCGACAGGCACAAACCTAGAGGGCTATCTTTTCCCCGAAACATTCCAGCGCACTGCTTCAACCAAAGCAAAGGACATCGTAGAACAGTCAATTCTACAGCTGCAAAAGAACATAACACCAGAAATAGAGACAGGCTTTAAAGCGCAGGGGCTTACGGTGTACGAAGGCATCGTCTTAAGCTCTATTGTTGAAAGAGAAGTCATTCACCCCGAGGACAAGGCGCAAGCGGCGCAGGTGTTTATAAAGCGGCTAGAGATAGGAATGCCGCTCGGCAGTGACGTTACCGCACATTACGGCTCAATTTTGGCCGGTAAGGGGAAAGATGTGACGTATGACAGCCCGTACAACACCCGTTTGCATACGGGCCTCCCGCCAACACCGATTAGTAATGTTAGTAAAAGTTCTCTTCAGGCGGTAGCGCGCCCTGCCGCAACCGAATGGCTCTTTTTTGTCAGCGGCGATAACGGAACGACATATTTTTCCAAGACCTTAGCTGAACACGAGGCATTAGCTGCAAAATACTGCCACAAATTGTGCGAAGAATAA
- a CDS encoding LysM peptidoglycan-binding domain-containing protein: MYNPRSIAAERLQRGRKLASNRLQKSLRRKAVKKRLVRLGLVGANLVLLGGVLFFVVTSSHSHTDANLSSQTTAETVAVSPVDRLTSFDVAANIAKTVNLPERTPIANQAQSARVAVVVSASDTSVAAKPQVITAGLKSWRDIAEYTVAAGENVPAVAQKFGITSESVRWSNGLSGDSVTPGTKLIIPPVSGLVYTVKTGDTPQSVATAYHTSAEKIVQDNDAENGLPVGKRILVRDGKIIPVVTRTYTNATSVYATSFSPRYGANGYDWGWCTYYAAARSGAPGNWGNANTWAYYARLSGWRVSSVPTAGAIFQTPAGWAGHVGIVEEVYDNGTMKVSDMNGFAGFGRVGYAVVSVGAYPNYISRS, translated from the coding sequence ATGTACAATCCGCGGTCAATTGCTGCCGAACGTCTCCAGCGGGGACGAAAACTGGCAAGTAATCGACTTCAGAAATCATTACGCCGCAAGGCTGTTAAAAAACGGTTGGTTCGCCTTGGACTTGTAGGGGCAAATCTAGTACTTTTAGGCGGAGTGCTCTTCTTTGTTGTTACCAGCTCCCATTCCCATACCGATGCCAATCTTTCATCGCAAACCACCGCAGAAACGGTCGCGGTCAGCCCCGTCGATAGGCTGACTTCTTTTGATGTTGCCGCAAACATTGCTAAAACCGTCAACCTTCCCGAACGCACCCCCATCGCAAACCAGGCGCAGAGTGCTCGTGTTGCGGTGGTTGTAAGTGCTAGTGACACGAGTGTCGCTGCAAAGCCGCAGGTTATCACGGCCGGTCTCAAGAGCTGGCGCGATATAGCCGAATACACCGTTGCTGCCGGGGAAAATGTGCCTGCCGTCGCACAGAAATTTGGTATCACCTCCGAAAGTGTTCGCTGGTCAAACGGTCTCAGTGGCGATAGTGTTACTCCTGGCACAAAGCTCATAATTCCTCCGGTAAGCGGCCTTGTCTACACTGTTAAAACCGGAGACACACCGCAAAGTGTGGCTACGGCGTACCATACGTCTGCAGAAAAAATTGTTCAGGACAACGATGCCGAAAACGGCCTACCCGTCGGCAAGCGTATTCTGGTGCGCGACGGAAAAATTATACCGGTTGTAACGCGTACCTACACGAATGCAACGTCCGTATATGCCACTAGTTTTTCACCTCGCTACGGTGCAAATGGCTACGACTGGGGGTGGTGCACATACTATGCTGCTGCTCGTTCCGGTGCACCTGGCAACTGGGGTAACGCCAATACGTGGGCGTATTATGCACGGCTAAGCGGTTGGCGCGTCAGTTCAGTCCCCACAGCCGGCGCTATTTTCCAGACACCTGCTGGTTGGGCGGGGCACGTTGGTATTGTTGAGGAAGTGTACGATAACGGCACTATGAAAGTTAGTGACATGAACGGCTTTGCTGGCTTCGGCCGAGTCGGTTACGCGGTTGTTTCAGTCGGGGCCTACCCGAACTATATTAGTCGGAGTTAG
- the obgE gene encoding GTPase ObgE encodes MKFIDTAEVRVVAGDGGNGRTSFRKEKFVDRGGPDGGDGGKGGDIVFVASRNQNTLMDFRYHRELTAERGGDGGKTRKHGRGGKDLRVAVPVGTVVSEDGRELVDLSQDGQEAIIAAGGRGGYGNAHFVSSVRQAPKFAEPGGEGEARNLRLELKLIADVGLVGLPNAGKSTLLSVVSNARPEIADYPFTTLTPNLGVADLPGAGSMLIADIPGLIEGAAEGKGLGDEFLRHVERTAVLLHLVDATSNDIVTDYKTIENEVKAYSVDLSSRTKIVVLTKVDLSLPELVIEAEKALAKATPKGTQIFAISSQAHQGTKELLYATLKLVQEERAKTAAAVKESEDALPVLRLTTTDKWTVEKNENGYKAFGGRIDKFAARTDFTNEESVRRFRDILKKMGVLHALSRKGAKPGDTVRFITGETEF; translated from the coding sequence GTGAAGTTTATAGACACGGCTGAAGTACGAGTTGTAGCGGGCGATGGTGGCAACGGCCGAACCAGTTTTCGTAAAGAAAAATTCGTTGACCGAGGTGGACCAGACGGTGGCGACGGCGGCAAGGGCGGCGATATTGTTTTTGTGGCCAGCCGAAACCAAAACACGCTCATGGACTTTCGTTATCACCGCGAACTCACGGCAGAACGTGGGGGTGACGGCGGCAAGACACGCAAGCATGGACGGGGTGGTAAAGACCTTCGTGTCGCTGTGCCGGTCGGTACGGTTGTCTCTGAGGACGGTAGAGAACTTGTGGATTTGTCGCAAGATGGGCAAGAGGCAATCATTGCAGCTGGGGGCCGTGGCGGGTATGGAAATGCCCACTTTGTGAGTAGCGTTAGGCAGGCGCCAAAATTTGCCGAGCCAGGTGGCGAGGGCGAAGCGCGTAATCTTCGGCTTGAACTCAAACTTATTGCCGATGTTGGGCTTGTGGGTCTGCCAAATGCCGGCAAGTCTACACTATTGTCGGTGGTGAGCAACGCGCGTCCAGAAATAGCCGACTACCCATTTACAACGCTTACACCGAACCTCGGAGTTGCCGACCTCCCGGGGGCTGGCAGTATGCTAATTGCCGATATACCTGGTCTAATCGAAGGTGCTGCCGAGGGCAAAGGCTTGGGCGACGAATTTCTCCGGCACGTTGAACGCACGGCAGTCCTCCTGCATTTGGTCGACGCGACCAGCAATGATATCGTTACGGACTACAAAACCATAGAAAATGAAGTGAAAGCCTACTCTGTAGATTTGTCATCCCGGACGAAAATAGTCGTACTTACCAAGGTTGACCTTAGTCTGCCTGAGCTCGTTATTGAAGCCGAAAAGGCGCTAGCCAAAGCAACTCCCAAGGGTACGCAAATATTTGCAATATCGTCGCAAGCGCACCAGGGTACCAAAGAATTGCTCTATGCCACGCTCAAGCTTGTCCAAGAGGAACGAGCAAAAACTGCAGCCGCAGTCAAAGAGTCCGAAGATGCCTTGCCTGTGCTTCGTCTGACAACCACAGACAAATGGACGGTTGAAAAAAACGAGAACGGCTACAAAGCATTTGGCGGACGGATTGACAAATTTGCTGCCCGTACCGACTTTACGAACGAAGAATCAGTTCGGCGCTTCCGTGATATCTTGAAGAAAATGGGAGTCCTGCACGCGCTGTCCCGCAAGGGTGCTAAACCCGGAGATACGGTGCGTTTTATTACCGGCGAAACAGAGTTTTGA
- the sbcB gene encoding exodeoxyribonuclease I, with protein sequence MSNQTFFWYDLETSGINPRDDRVMQFAGQRTDLHLEPIGEPVNILIRLGEDILPEPDAVLLTGITPQQTLADGVTELEFLKIFYDTVAIPSTVFVGFNSIRFDDEFMRYLNYRNFYDPYEWQWKDRRSRWDLLDVVRMTRALRPEGLQWPVVDGKPGNRLEMLTKANGIEHSNAHDALADVTASIALARLIQTQQPKLFQWLLEYRDKSKVKQLVESKEPFVYSSGKYDAEFDKTTVAVQLCEHPKKQGSLVYDLRYDPTLFLDMDAKTLAERWRWTREPNAPARLPVKTMQYNRCPAVAPLSVLDTASQDRIQLRHETIAANHKILLKHPEFVGAVQGALTILDTEQISRQQAKTQTVDARLYDGFFDSHDGNLLGVVRASEPTELTPELAARFHDERLRDLFPLFKARNYSRSLSHEERSAWEVHRYHALFDGGEQSRLSQFMHRLTELSARETAKNKHFLLEELQLYAESIFPSQEM encoded by the coding sequence GTGAGCAATCAAACTTTTTTTTGGTATGACCTTGAGACATCTGGTATAAACCCGCGTGATGACCGAGTGATGCAGTTTGCCGGGCAGCGGACCGACCTGCATTTGGAACCCATAGGTGAACCGGTCAATATACTTATTCGTCTGGGCGAAGATATCCTGCCTGAACCCGACGCAGTGCTCTTAACCGGCATAACTCCACAACAAACGCTGGCGGACGGGGTCACTGAGCTTGAGTTTTTGAAAATTTTTTACGACACTGTCGCAATTCCCAGTACAGTTTTCGTCGGCTTCAATAGTATTCGCTTTGACGATGAATTTATGCGCTACCTTAACTACCGAAATTTCTATGACCCGTATGAATGGCAGTGGAAGGACAGGCGAAGTCGCTGGGATTTGCTGGATGTGGTGCGCATGACACGAGCGCTGCGACCAGAAGGCTTGCAGTGGCCGGTTGTTGATGGCAAGCCCGGCAACCGCCTAGAGATGCTTACCAAGGCTAACGGCATTGAACATAGTAACGCTCATGACGCACTTGCAGATGTAACTGCTAGCATAGCACTTGCCAGACTTATTCAGACACAACAGCCAAAACTGTTCCAGTGGTTGCTCGAGTACCGCGATAAATCTAAGGTGAAGCAGCTTGTCGAGTCGAAGGAGCCATTTGTGTATAGTAGCGGTAAGTACGACGCAGAGTTCGATAAAACGACCGTTGCCGTACAGCTCTGCGAACACCCCAAAAAACAGGGCTCACTCGTTTATGATTTGCGCTATGACCCAACACTGTTTCTCGATATGGATGCCAAGACGCTCGCAGAGCGTTGGCGTTGGACAAGAGAGCCAAATGCACCAGCTCGCCTGCCGGTTAAAACTATGCAGTACAACCGCTGCCCTGCTGTTGCGCCGCTGAGTGTGCTTGACACGGCTTCGCAGGATAGGATTCAGTTACGACACGAAACTATAGCAGCGAACCATAAAATTCTTTTAAAGCACCCAGAATTTGTTGGTGCCGTTCAGGGGGCACTAACTATTCTCGATACTGAACAAATTAGTCGGCAACAGGCTAAAACGCAAACTGTCGATGCTCGCCTGTACGACGGGTTTTTTGACAGTCACGACGGAAACTTACTCGGTGTCGTGCGCGCTTCGGAGCCGACGGAGCTGACGCCAGAGCTGGCGGCTCGTTTCCACGATGAACGCCTCAGAGACTTGTTCCCACTGTTCAAGGCGCGCAACTACTCGCGTAGCTTGAGTCACGAGGAGCGTTCGGCTTGGGAGGTGCACCGATACCATGCGCTGTTTGATGGTGGCGAACAAAGCCGATTGAGTCAGTTTATGCACCGCTTGACTGAATTGTCCGCCCGGGAAACGGCCAAAAATAAACATTTTCTGCTTGAAGAGCTGCAGCTGTACGCCGAAAGTATTTTTCCAAGCCAAGAGATGTGA
- the uvrA gene encoding excinuclease ABC subunit UvrA yields MMHEKIVVKGAREHNLKNIDVTLPREKLVVITGLSGSGKSSLAFDTIYAEGQRRYVESLSAYARQFLGLMEKPDVDQIDGLSPAISIDQKSTSRNPRSTVATVTEIYDYLRLLFARIGVPHCPVCGKPVARQTTANIVDQVMLSPEGARLMILAPIVIDKKGQFEHIPEQYQRAGFARVRVDGVVYALDEFPELDKNIRHTIQVVVDRLVNDDASRTRLAQSVEQALDIAEGKLAVLNADSDELQTYSLMYACIDHPEVAIPELEPRTFSFNSPHGACPTCTGLGSRLVVDPELVIPNGRLTIAEGAIRPYNRINMDNWYVRKLQAVGDKHGFTLHEPTAHISEVNLHRILYGTGDEIYKVSLGHGRAFNSTYEGVIPNLERRHKETESDFMRRDIERFMQEKPCAACEGRRLKPEVLAVTIAGQSIMDICELSIDDALDYFKHLQLNELEMKIAKLVLKEISARLQFLQDVGLNYLTLLRSATTLSGGEAQRIRLATQIGSGLMGVLYVLDEPSIGLHQRDNGRLITTLKRLRDLGNTVLVVEHDEDTIRTADYLLDIGPGAGIHGGHVVAHGTPADVEKTPGSITGQYLSGVKKIAVPAKRRKGNGKTISIIGARENNLQNVTVDIPLGELVVVSGVSGSGKSSLINDILAKELQARLHHASTVPGRHDDIQGIEHLDKAIIIDQSPIGRTPRSNPATYTGLFTPIRELFAGVPEAKLRGYSPGRFSFNVKGGRCENCSGDGIIKIEMHFLPDVYVPCEVCHGKRYNREALEIHYKGKTISDVLEMTCEQALEFFENIPAIARKLQTLVDVGLGYIALGQPATTLSGGEAQRIKLASELSRRPTGRTLYILDEPTTGLHMADVEKLLHVLHALVTAGNSMVVIEHNLDVIKSADWLIDMGPEGGNAGGTIVAEGTPEQIAKTSQSYTGQYLAHMLR; encoded by the coding sequence ATGATGCATGAAAAGATAGTGGTAAAGGGTGCGCGGGAGCACAACCTCAAAAACATAGACGTGACCCTGCCGCGCGAGAAGCTGGTGGTTATAACGGGGCTCAGCGGCTCCGGTAAATCGAGCCTGGCGTTCGACACCATTTACGCTGAAGGGCAGCGCCGCTACGTTGAGTCACTATCTGCCTACGCCCGGCAGTTTTTGGGTCTTATGGAAAAACCCGATGTCGACCAAATAGACGGACTAAGCCCGGCAATCTCCATCGACCAAAAATCCACTTCGCGGAACCCCCGCAGCACCGTGGCAACGGTGACCGAAATATACGATTATTTACGCCTGTTGTTCGCGCGTATTGGTGTGCCGCACTGTCCGGTGTGTGGGAAGCCCGTTGCCCGGCAGACTACGGCGAACATTGTTGACCAAGTTATGCTTTCGCCAGAAGGGGCGCGGCTCATGATACTCGCGCCAATCGTTATAGACAAAAAGGGGCAGTTCGAGCATATCCCCGAGCAGTATCAACGCGCTGGTTTTGCCCGTGTGCGGGTAGACGGCGTTGTATATGCCCTAGACGAATTTCCGGAGCTCGATAAAAACATCCGCCACACCATTCAGGTCGTGGTTGACCGTCTGGTAAACGACGATGCTTCACGCACGCGCCTCGCGCAAAGCGTCGAGCAGGCGCTCGATATTGCTGAGGGCAAGCTGGCTGTACTAAACGCCGACAGCGATGAGCTGCAAACCTATAGCCTTATGTACGCCTGCATAGACCATCCCGAAGTAGCTATACCAGAGCTCGAACCGCGCACGTTTAGCTTCAATAGCCCGCATGGGGCATGCCCAACCTGCACTGGTCTGGGGAGCCGCTTGGTTGTTGACCCGGAGCTGGTCATTCCAAATGGTCGTCTCACCATTGCCGAAGGGGCAATTCGTCCGTACAACCGAATCAATATGGACAATTGGTATGTGCGCAAACTTCAGGCCGTAGGCGACAAGCATGGTTTTACGCTGCATGAGCCGACCGCGCACATTTCTGAGGTCAATCTTCACCGCATTTTGTATGGCACCGGAGACGAAATATACAAAGTTTCACTTGGACACGGCCGCGCCTTTAACTCCACATATGAGGGTGTTATTCCAAATCTAGAGCGCCGGCACAAAGAAACCGAAAGTGATTTTATGCGCCGAGACATCGAACGCTTTATGCAGGAAAAGCCGTGTGCGGCCTGCGAGGGGCGGCGGCTCAAGCCCGAAGTTCTGGCAGTAACCATTGCCGGCCAGTCTATTATGGACATTTGCGAGCTTTCCATCGATGATGCACTTGACTACTTCAAGCACCTCCAGCTGAATGAGCTCGAAATGAAAATTGCCAAACTGGTGCTCAAAGAAATCTCAGCTCGTTTGCAGTTTCTGCAAGATGTCGGGCTGAATTATCTCACGCTGCTCCGTTCGGCCACGACGCTTTCTGGCGGTGAGGCGCAGCGTATCCGGCTGGCAACGCAAATCGGCTCTGGGCTCATGGGTGTGCTCTATGTGCTAGACGAGCCGAGTATCGGCCTGCACCAGCGCGACAATGGCCGGCTTATCACGACACTCAAGCGGCTACGCGACCTCGGCAATACCGTGCTGGTGGTTGAACACGACGAAGACACCATACGCACCGCTGATTATTTGCTCGACATCGGTCCGGGTGCAGGTATACACGGCGGCCATGTAGTCGCGCACGGTACGCCTGCGGACGTCGAAAAGACCCCAGGCAGCATTACTGGCCAGTATCTTTCAGGTGTCAAGAAAATTGCTGTTCCGGCCAAACGCCGAAAGGGTAACGGCAAAACCATTTCCATCATCGGCGCGCGCGAAAACAATTTACAGAATGTGACAGTAGACATTCCGCTTGGTGAGCTGGTAGTGGTGAGCGGCGTGAGCGGCAGTGGCAAATCCAGTCTCATCAACGACATTTTGGCAAAAGAGCTGCAGGCACGCCTGCACCACGCTAGCACTGTACCTGGCCGTCACGACGACATTCAGGGGATTGAGCACCTCGATAAGGCTATCATTATCGACCAGTCACCTATAGGCCGCACGCCGCGCAGCAACCCGGCCACATACACCGGCTTGTTTACCCCCATCCGTGAACTGTTTGCTGGCGTACCAGAAGCCAAGCTCCGAGGCTATTCACCCGGACGGTTTAGTTTCAATGTTAAAGGCGGTCGCTGCGAAAACTGCTCGGGCGACGGTATCATAAAAATAGAAATGCACTTTTTGCCCGATGTGTACGTACCGTGCGAAGTCTGTCATGGCAAACGCTATAACCGCGAAGCGCTCGAAATCCACTACAAAGGCAAAACCATCAGCGACGTACTGGAAATGACCTGCGAGCAGGCGCTTGAGTTCTTTGAAAACATCCCCGCCATTGCCCGCAAACTTCAGACGCTGGTGGACGTTGGGCTCGGTTATATAGCCCTCGGCCAACCGGCTACCACGCTCAGTGGCGGTGAGGCGCAGCGCATAAAACTTGCCAGCGAACTATCACGTCGACCCACCGGCCGCACGCTCTACATTTTAGACGAACCGACCACTGGCCTCCATATGGCCGATGTAGAAAAGCTGCTTCATGTGCTACACGCGCTCGTGACAGCCGGAAATAGCATGGTCGTTATAGAGCACAACCTAGACGTCATAAAAAGTGCCGACTGGCTCATAGACATGGGTCCAGAGGGCGGCAACGCCGGCGGCACCATCGTCGCCGAAGGCACACCTGAACAAATTGCAAAAACGTCGCAATCTTACACTGGCCAATACTTAGCGCACATGCTGCGCTAG
- a CDS encoding four helix bundle protein, which produces MPDVSAKYQLEERTAKFGEAVIVFCSATKLTPISRPLVDQLIRSSTSIGANYMEANGASSRKDFRNKIHICKKEAQETQHWLRMMGAAMPEKKDDLRTLWQECHELVLIFQKITTTLRQ; this is translated from the coding sequence ATGCCAGATGTTAGTGCTAAATATCAGTTAGAGGAGCGAACGGCAAAATTTGGTGAAGCGGTCATTGTCTTTTGCTCTGCTACAAAACTGACACCCATTTCTCGACCACTGGTTGACCAGCTCATACGTTCGTCGACGAGTATTGGCGCAAACTATATGGAGGCAAATGGCGCCAGCTCACGAAAAGATTTTCGCAACAAGATACATATTTGCAAAAAAGAAGCACAAGAGACCCAACATTGGCTGAGGATGATGGGAGCGGCAATGCCTGAGAAAAAAGATGACTTACGCACGCTGTGGCAAGAGTGTCATGAACTCGTCCTGATTTTTCAAAAAATCACTACGACTTTGCGCCAATAA
- a CDS encoding VTT domain-containing protein, with amino-acid sequence MLDFTEIVRTGGLLILFLIIFAESGMMVGFFFPGDTLLFSAGILAAADQLPIVWTIVVIAAAAIIGDNTGYHIGRKLGPRLFKKEDGLIFRKDLIMKAEKFYEKWGTKTMLVAHFIPIVRSFAPVTAGAGKMDYKQFVIYDAIGDIAWAASITLLGYYVGSRIPGVEHYIEPVLIGIILVTLLPTIYHALKDPKIRAKLLRSRVKRHESRSMSEKSQAKSTEKK; translated from the coding sequence ATGCTTGATTTTACGGAAATTGTCCGCACAGGCGGGCTACTCATACTCTTCCTCATCATTTTTGCCGAAAGCGGTATGATGGTCGGTTTCTTTTTCCCGGGTGATACCCTGCTTTTTAGCGCGGGCATACTGGCGGCCGCCGACCAGCTTCCCATAGTATGGACCATAGTAGTCATTGCTGCCGCAGCCATAATCGGCGACAACACGGGCTATCACATCGGTCGCAAGCTCGGACCACGGCTATTCAAAAAAGAGGATGGCCTCATCTTCCGCAAAGACCTCATTATGAAGGCTGAAAAATTTTATGAAAAATGGGGCACAAAAACAATGCTCGTTGCTCACTTTATACCAATTGTCCGCTCATTTGCCCCTGTTACTGCAGGTGCGGGCAAGATGGACTACAAACAGTTCGTCATATACGATGCCATCGGCGACATAGCGTGGGCAGCCAGTATTACTCTACTCGGCTACTATGTTGGCTCCCGCATACCAGGAGTAGAGCACTATATAGAACCAGTTCTGATTGGCATTATTCTCGTGACCCTTCTCCCGACCATATACCACGCCCTAAAAGATCCCAAAATCCGCGCCAAGCTGCTTCGCAGCAGAGTCAAGAGGCATGAGTCAAGAAGCATGAGTGAAAAATCCCAGGCGAAATCTACAGAGAAAAAATAG